In the genome of Anabaena cylindrica PCC 7122, the window CTAACTATTTCAAGTTGTTATTACATAAATGTACCGCTTTTTGGGGACTTGCAATTTAAAAAAATTGCCCCACCAACGTCAAGGGCAACTTTTAGCCCCTCCTTTTCATGGGGAAAGAATGCGGACTTATGGTCAATATATCCAGGAAATTACCCAGCAAGTAAGTGATAATTGGCAGATAGGTAAGCCCTTCAATATCCGAGAATCCATGCAAGAAATCACCTTGCGAGTCATATTACGGGTAATATTTGGTTTGTTATATTTATAGTTCATTAGGCATTGTACTTAAGAATTATCAGTTAATACCTCATTTAGCATTTCTCGCTGATTAGCTAGACGTTCGTAATGTTCTTTATCACGATATTTAATTGTTCTCATTGGTTGATTACCAACAATAGCCAAAGGTTCAACATTACTTGTTACCACTGTCCCAGCAGCGATAATTGCACCGTCACCAATAGAAACTCCTGGAACAATTAAGACATTTCCAGCAATCCAAACATTACTACCAATAATTACAGGCTTATGAATATAAACATTATGTTGATATGGTAAATCATTACTTTGATAGTCATGATTGGCCGAAAGGATAATCACATTAAACCCGATTGTAGTATTATCGCCAATTGTGATTCCTCCGCGACCATCTAATAAAACATCTGGACCGATATAGACTT includes:
- a CDS encoding acyltransferase yields the protein MEKIRSKIVNKLERLFVNYLVPRLVVWEEYVQTKIRRYKHQQIKPQLKFCGEGVRFKRDLEISHPQNVSLGNKVYIGPDVLLDGRGGITIGDNTTIGFNVIILSANHDYQSNDLPYQHNVYIHKPVIIGSNVWIAGNVLIVPGVSIGDGAIIAAGTVVTSNVEPLAIVGNQPMRTIKYRDKEHYERLANQREMLNEVLTDNS